One window of Drosophila bipectinata strain 14024-0381.07 chromosome 4, DbipHiC1v2, whole genome shotgun sequence genomic DNA carries:
- the LOC138926861 gene encoding uncharacterized protein: MEKMVEDYVEMEGFGVKLAQPVAASDDARAQRILDDTTVKVGRRDQTGLLWKDDHAVLPRSYEMAHRRLINVEKLKRNGPLALGYDRIIKDVSKGYARKFQPDEVAVKSDTLWNLPQFGVETPNKPGEVRLVFNAAAKVGDRCSQRFLWRDGNDDRDPDVYEVRKNFVGADKEARRFGDAFETERIQRRSMGADGALRQASAAPYPGRSRAEGPCGVPPWSTCLRLCAARSGARERSPSARAIWSSSAILPCPDESGARASWRRSTTEPMEMDGANGLSWTMLRPVSKLGVWI, translated from the coding sequence ATGGAAAAGATGGTGGAGGACTACGTCGAGATGGAAGGCTTTGGTGTGAAGCTCGCGCAACCGGTCGCAGCCAGCGACGACGCGCGGGCCCAAAGGATCCTCGACGACACCACGGTGAAAGTGGGGCGTCGCGACCAGACGGGTTTGCTCTGGAAGGATGACCACGCTGTGCTGCCACGGAGCTACGAGATGGCACACAGACGGCTGATCAACGTCGAGAAGTTGAAGCGCAACGGGCCGTTGGCGCTAGGATACGATCGGATCATCAAGGACGTGTCCAAAGGATATGCGAGGAAATTTCAGCCGGATGAGGTCGCGGTGAAGAGCGACACGCTATGGAATTTGCCACAATTCGGTGTCGAAACCCCGAACAAGCCCGGTGAGGTCCGGCTTGTTTTTAATGCTGCAGCCAAGGTTGGAGATCGATGTTCCCAACGATTCCTTTGGAGAGATGGTAACGACGATCGAGACCCGGATGTGTACGAGGTGAGAAAGAACTTCGTGGGAGCCGACAAGGAGGCCAGACGATTTGGAGACGCGTTCGAGACGGAGAGGATACAGAGGCGGAGTATGGGAGCAGATGGTGCATTGCGTCAAGCGAGTGCTGCGCCATACCCTGGAAGAAGTCGCGCCGAGGGACCATGTGGAGTCCCACCATGGAGTACCTGCCTACGCTTGTGCGCCGCGAGAAGTGGTGCCAGGGAACGGAGCCCATCCGCCAGGGCGATATGGTCTTCGTCTGCGATCCTGCCTTGCCCAGACGAGAGTGGCGCAAGGGCATCGTGGAGGAGGTCAACAACGGAGCCGATGGAGATGGATGGAGCTAATGGACTATCTTGGACAATGTTGCGGCCCGTCTCTAAACTTGGAGTTTGGATTTGA